A region of the Sphingomonas sp. S2-65 genome:
TATTCGACTGTCAACCAGCGTAAGGCTCCCCAGAAGAACAGCGTTATAGCAGCTTCGAATCCTGCCGCCCCAGCCAACGGGTTCTTCAAAGCGCCGACAAATGCGTCAGCGGCGTGCGGCGTCCGCCATTTCCGCGTTGCGGCGCGCGGCCGCTGCCAGCGTGTCGCGCAGCAGCCGCTTCAACGAATCTTCGTGATCCAGCACCTTCAGCCCCTCGCGGGTGGAGCCGCCCGGACTGGCGACGCGGTCGGCGAGTATCGCGGGAGAGTCATCGGCCTGGGCGGCGAGCAGCCCTGCCCCCTCTACCGTCGCCAGCGCGAGCCGCTGCGACTGATCTGCGGGTAAGCCGAGCGCGGCACCGGCGGCGGCAAGCGCGTCTATGAAACGGTACACGAAACCCGGGCCGCTTCCGGCGAGCGCGGTGACCGCGTCGAACAGCGCCTCATCGTTGATCCATTCGGCGAGGCCAAGCGGCGCCATCAGCGCGTCAATCGCCTGCGTGCGGGCGCCGTGCAGCGCGACGACTCCCTTTCCGAGCGCAACAGGCAGGTTGGGCATGGCGCGGATGATCGGGTAGCCGGGAAACTGGCTTTGGAGTGTCGCGGTGTCGACGCCGGCCAGAATGGAGATGAGGGGAGGCAAATCGCCCATTTCGCTGCCACCTCGCTCCTGCCGTAGCGACAGGGAGGTGGGTAGCTGGGGGATCGCGTCCAGCTGCTGCGGTTTGACCCCCAGCAGGAGGAAGGCAGGTGGCGCCGCATCGCTTGGAAAGGCCCTGCCCTGCCGCACGCCGGCGGGTAGATCGCGATCCTGGCGGTTGACTACGAAGACGGCCTCAGCGGCCAACGTGCCGGTTTCGAGCCAGCGGCGAAGCATCGCCCCGGCCATGTTGCCGCACCCGACCAGCCACATGCCAGCCGGCATGTCGCCACTCATGCCTCGCCCTGAGTCTCGATGAGCGCGGAGGCGAGCGCCTCTGCTGGCGTCTTGCCGCCCCACAGCACGAACTGGAAGACCGGATAAAACCGCTCGCACTCGTCGATCGCGCTCTCGATCAGCAGCTCGGCCTGATCGAGAGTCAGCGAGGGTTCGCCCGACCCGTCGATCATCGCGGCATGCCGGAACAACAGGATGCCGCTGGCCGACCACAGCTCGAAGTGGCCGATCCAGAGCTGTTCGTTGACCAGGCCGATCGCCTCATAGATCGCTGCGCGCCGCTCGTC
Encoded here:
- a CDS encoding pyrroline-5-carboxylate reductase family protein, encoding MPAGMWLVGCGNMAGAMLRRWLETGTLAAEAVFVVNRQDRDLPAGVRQGRAFPSDAAPPAFLLLGVKPQQLDAIPQLPTSLSLRQERGGSEMGDLPPLISILAGVDTATLQSQFPGYPIIRAMPNLPVALGKGVVALHGARTQAIDALMAPLGLAEWINDEALFDAVTALAGSGPGFVYRFIDALAAAGAALGLPADQSQRLALATVEGAGLLAAQADDSPAILADRVASPGGSTREGLKVLDHEDSLKRLLRDTLAAAARRNAEMADAARR
- a CDS encoding YbjN domain-containing protein translates to MLDEAEFDRDDAAPIDMLENYFAAHGWTHQREDEEIVAKVKGSWTEYELRAIWREDDGVLQFLAFPDVRVADERRAAIYEAIGLVNEQLWIGHFELWSASGILLFRHAAMIDGSGEPSLTLDQAELLIESAIDECERFYPVFQFVLWGGKTPAEALASALIETQGEA